The proteins below are encoded in one region of Planctopirus limnophila DSM 3776:
- a CDS encoding DUF1559 domain-containing protein, whose product MSKLMSSRKSGFTLIELLVVIAIIAILIALLLPAVQQAREAARRTQCRNNLKQLGLAFHNYMETHGTTPIHQHRIAGDYTGGNGRAGGKSWYCFILPFIDQAPAYNELNFSSGGGWSEFAAGTTNQMRVSRIQMPAFKCPSESMVNTADGIPAANFSYLANAGRPRNLLMPGQPSTSGGPPPPSKGIVTMSRMNPGCGFSANWSQTTNNVVRIRDVTDGTSNTAMLSESLVASSSSHTDRRRNLSYTNSAAIEQYDAYIDNVVRDGLANPINFASWTTYKGHSWMYTDSWQKHVYAHLFPPNTVNIAAYSTETFRCHEGDGGITASSEHTGGVHVTMMDGSVRFVSNSVDLATWWALGTKGENEVLGEF is encoded by the coding sequence ATGTCGAAGTTGATGTCTTCGAGGAAGTCTGGATTTACGCTGATTGAGTTGCTGGTGGTGATTGCGATCATTGCCATTCTGATTGCGCTATTGCTGCCAGCAGTGCAGCAGGCGCGAGAAGCCGCGCGAAGAACTCAATGCCGTAATAATCTGAAGCAGTTGGGTTTGGCGTTCCACAACTATATGGAAACGCACGGCACCACGCCGATTCACCAGCATCGAATCGCAGGTGACTATACCGGCGGGAATGGCCGAGCGGGTGGCAAGTCATGGTATTGCTTCATCCTGCCGTTTATCGATCAGGCTCCGGCATATAATGAGTTGAATTTTTCTTCGGGCGGTGGCTGGTCTGAATTTGCCGCGGGAACGACGAACCAGATGCGGGTATCCCGAATTCAGATGCCAGCCTTCAAATGCCCGTCAGAGTCGATGGTCAATACGGCGGATGGGATTCCTGCTGCTAATTTCAGCTATCTGGCGAATGCTGGTCGCCCAAGAAACCTGCTGATGCCTGGCCAGCCTTCAACAAGCGGTGGCCCACCCCCACCGTCAAAAGGGATCGTCACAATGTCCCGAATGAATCCCGGCTGCGGGTTTAGTGCGAATTGGTCGCAGACAACGAACAACGTGGTTCGTATTCGTGACGTGACTGACGGAACTTCCAACACCGCCATGCTGAGTGAATCACTTGTTGCTTCGAGTAGCTCACATACTGACCGGCGCCGCAATCTCTCGTACACCAACTCCGCAGCCATTGAGCAGTACGATGCCTACATCGACAACGTTGTGCGGGATGGACTAGCGAATCCAATCAACTTCGCCTCCTGGACAACTTATAAGGGCCATTCATGGATGTATACCGATTCTTGGCAGAAACATGTTTACGCCCATCTCTTCCCTCCCAATACAGTCAATATTGCCGCCTACAGCACGGAGACATTTCGTTGCCATGAAGGAGATGGCGGGATCACGGCCTCCAGCGAACATACGGGTGGCGTCCATGTGACGATGATGGATGGCTCGGTACGTTTTGTCTCCAACAGTGTAGATCTTGCGACATGGTGGGCGTTGGGTACCAAGGGAGAAAACGAGGTTCTCGGTGAATTCTAA
- a CDS encoding ABC transporter permease has product MLHFAWQNLASRPARSILALLGLTVAITGMVGLFSIAVGLQRTVGRTFDRIPGLAAMQPGAPIPLFSRMPAAWAEEIREVPGVSVVRPELWTRAQMVDGKMTFNPPRFLFGTDIPTTLQMKSAVYRDDIQAGRFLELADVGTNRCVISEAIARDSSKKPGDIIKVDGNLLEVIGVYKTGSILLDVAIVIDQSTLRQLYRMDPSIISSVYIEPVEKMNPDELSKAIREKFRGRSLGKWQPSADTIAGLSGRTEATLADKFVAGLSGLSDLGKPRKPAPANSSTSGEVLLAGGEKPSPEDISGENSAADTSDAEEGLEVRSARDWGTKIQEFSSDLDIFMYLMSGIGVVIALLSILNTMLMSVTERMTEFGILKANGWSSWDLLRLIAYESAALGLIGGILGCTLGWIGTLVVNASIPDKLNLYASPGLLLFSLAFSMALGVLGGLYPALWATRLTPMEAIRRS; this is encoded by the coding sequence ATGCTGCATTTCGCGTGGCAAAATCTGGCCAGTCGTCCGGCTCGTTCAATTCTCGCTCTCCTGGGCCTGACCGTCGCCATCACGGGGATGGTGGGCCTTTTCTCGATTGCTGTCGGCCTGCAACGAACTGTCGGCAGAACCTTTGATCGCATCCCGGGCTTGGCAGCCATGCAACCCGGCGCACCCATCCCCTTGTTTTCCCGCATGCCCGCCGCCTGGGCCGAAGAAATCCGCGAAGTTCCCGGCGTGAGTGTCGTCAGGCCCGAACTCTGGACCAGAGCCCAGATGGTCGATGGCAAAATGACCTTCAACCCGCCACGCTTCCTATTCGGAACCGATATCCCCACCACTCTCCAGATGAAGTCGGCCGTCTATCGCGACGACATTCAAGCCGGGCGCTTCCTGGAACTTGCCGACGTCGGCACCAACCGCTGCGTCATCAGCGAAGCCATTGCCCGCGATTCCAGCAAAAAACCAGGTGATATCATCAAAGTCGATGGCAACCTGTTGGAAGTTATTGGCGTCTACAAAACAGGTTCCATCCTGCTCGATGTGGCCATCGTCATTGATCAATCCACTCTGCGACAACTCTACCGCATGGATCCTTCGATCATCTCTTCGGTCTATATCGAACCGGTGGAAAAGATGAATCCTGACGAACTCTCCAAGGCTATTCGCGAGAAATTCCGTGGACGTTCCCTCGGCAAATGGCAACCGTCGGCTGATACCATCGCCGGCCTTTCTGGTCGAACAGAAGCGACACTCGCCGACAAGTTCGTCGCTGGCTTATCGGGGCTGTCAGATCTCGGAAAACCACGCAAACCAGCGCCGGCCAACTCGTCGACTTCTGGCGAAGTCCTTCTCGCAGGAGGTGAAAAGCCCAGCCCCGAAGACATCTCCGGCGAAAACTCTGCAGCCGACACCAGCGATGCCGAAGAAGGTCTCGAAGTTCGTTCCGCCCGTGACTGGGGCACCAAAATTCAGGAGTTCAGCTCCGACCTGGATATCTTCATGTACCTCATGAGTGGCATCGGGGTCGTGATTGCCCTGCTCAGCATTCTCAACACCATGCTCATGAGTGTCACCGAACGGATGACCGAGTTCGGCATTCTGAAAGCCAATGGCTGGTCATCGTGGGATCTTCTGCGGCTCATCGCTTACGAATCAGCGGCTCTCGGGCTGATTGGCGGGATTCTCGGCTGCACACTGGGCTGGATTGGCACACTCGTCGTCAATGCGTCCATTCCCGATAAACTCAACCTTTATGCAAGTCCCGGCCTGCTCCTCTTCAGCCTCGCTTTCAGTATGGCACTGGGTGTGCTCGGCGGACTTTACCCCGCCCTGTGGGCCACCAGACTCACACCCATGGAAGCGATCCGCCGCTCATAA
- a CDS encoding glycerophosphodiester phosphodiesterase, with product MSASRNVGLVLFALAWFCGACFYGANLQSEETRTMRRVEIVAHRGASHDAPENTMPAVLLGWEQGADLVEIDVYLSKDREVVLLHDKTTKRTTGVDRPVAEQTWAELSTQDAGAWKSPKYAGTKIPRLAEALASIPQGKRMLVEVKCGPEIVPYLKQEFSKSGQPPEAIVVICFQAAVCQAVREQIPEHQVYFLADIKKPKSGDKTPPTAEELAQTARRLGVHGVDLSATTDIDRKFVETIRQAGLVMHVWTVDDPELARAMCEAGVDSITTNRPAFLRAELAKPAVK from the coding sequence GTGTCTGCAAGTCGAAATGTGGGGCTGGTGCTGTTCGCTCTGGCCTGGTTTTGTGGTGCATGTTTCTACGGGGCAAATCTGCAGAGTGAGGAAACTCGCACCATGCGAAGAGTGGAGATTGTGGCTCATCGCGGTGCTTCGCACGATGCTCCGGAAAACACGATGCCGGCTGTGCTGCTCGGGTGGGAACAAGGCGCTGATCTGGTCGAGATCGATGTTTACTTGAGCAAAGATCGAGAAGTTGTGCTGCTGCACGACAAGACGACCAAACGGACAACCGGAGTTGATCGACCGGTGGCGGAGCAGACGTGGGCAGAGCTTTCGACACAGGATGCCGGTGCCTGGAAATCTCCGAAGTATGCAGGGACGAAGATTCCTCGACTGGCTGAAGCATTGGCGAGCATTCCGCAAGGCAAACGCATGCTGGTGGAGGTGAAGTGCGGGCCAGAGATTGTGCCTTACTTGAAGCAGGAGTTTTCGAAGTCAGGGCAGCCACCCGAAGCGATCGTCGTGATCTGTTTTCAGGCTGCGGTCTGTCAGGCTGTCCGCGAGCAGATTCCTGAGCATCAGGTGTATTTTCTCGCTGACATCAAGAAGCCGAAAAGTGGTGATAAAACACCACCGACGGCTGAAGAGCTTGCTCAGACAGCCAGACGTCTGGGCGTCCACGGTGTCGATCTTTCGGCGACCACCGATATCGACCGGAAGTTTGTCGAGACCATTCGTCAGGCGGGTCTCGTAATGCATGTCTGGACAGTGGATGATCCTGAGTTGGCGCGGGCCATGTGTGAAGCGGGAGTGGACAGTATTACCACCAATCGACCGGCATTTCTGCGTGCAGAACTGGCAAAACCTGCTGTGAAGTGA
- a CDS encoding beta-ketoacyl-[acyl-carrier-protein] synthase family protein yields the protein MLAGNSSWQRQSVSVGESSVVITGLGAVSAAGTGTEALWQGLIRGQSLIETRHEGETFRGLRHIPASIAMTGGYLPQELFRQNEPWHDPLEAAAVAAAREAWESADGDGQFEPVRIGCAFGTSKGGVYAATQAWQLSREQARHLSAIERDVFLSVFPHEASRLVATVCKARGPCSAPIAACATGLAAAMQGARWIEEGLCDVVITGSADASLHPLILAAFQRLGVLASQRNLPEGYSRQSSIECRPFDKYRHGFLVGEGAGCLVLERESSAVARGQKILARWRAGRQLTDAASLMQPDPEAQSLQRLIVDLLKSGDCDAQELGYVNAHGTGTRLNDQTELMALQQVLGSSLLEELPVSSFKGTIGHLLGAAGSVELVGTVLALDRGVVPPTANRTQVDGEFEKYLLPAEALPMRKNVALKLSSGFGGHLMGVLLERPDL from the coding sequence ATGTTGGCGGGAAATTCCTCATGGCAAAGGCAGAGTGTCAGCGTGGGTGAGAGCAGTGTCGTCATTACCGGATTGGGGGCTGTTTCGGCAGCTGGCACCGGGACGGAAGCTCTCTGGCAGGGATTGATCCGGGGTCAGTCGCTCATCGAAACCCGCCATGAGGGCGAAACTTTTCGCGGCTTGCGGCACATACCAGCCTCTATAGCGATGACAGGTGGTTATCTTCCGCAGGAGCTTTTTCGCCAGAACGAACCGTGGCACGATCCGTTGGAAGCGGCCGCTGTGGCTGCTGCCCGCGAAGCGTGGGAGAGTGCGGATGGTGATGGGCAGTTTGAGCCTGTGAGGATTGGCTGTGCTTTCGGTACCAGCAAAGGGGGCGTTTACGCAGCGACCCAGGCGTGGCAGTTATCGCGCGAGCAGGCCCGTCATCTGAGCGCGATTGAGAGAGATGTTTTCTTATCGGTTTTTCCGCATGAGGCTTCGCGACTGGTGGCGACGGTCTGCAAAGCACGCGGGCCATGCTCCGCTCCCATTGCGGCCTGTGCGACAGGACTGGCAGCTGCGATGCAGGGGGCGCGCTGGATTGAAGAAGGGTTATGCGATGTCGTGATCACCGGGAGTGCGGATGCTTCGCTGCATCCCCTCATTCTGGCGGCATTTCAGCGGTTGGGAGTGCTCGCGTCGCAGCGCAATCTGCCGGAAGGATACTCCCGACAAAGTTCGATCGAATGCCGACCTTTCGACAAGTATCGGCATGGATTTCTGGTGGGTGAAGGAGCTGGTTGCCTGGTGCTGGAGCGCGAATCGTCGGCGGTCGCCCGCGGGCAAAAGATTCTGGCGCGCTGGCGGGCCGGGCGGCAATTGACGGATGCGGCCAGTTTGATGCAGCCCGATCCTGAAGCGCAGAGCCTGCAGCGGCTGATTGTCGATCTGCTCAAATCGGGTGATTGTGACGCTCAAGAACTGGGGTATGTCAATGCCCATGGAACGGGGACCAGGCTCAACGATCAGACGGAGTTGATGGCCTTGCAACAGGTGCTGGGATCGTCATTGCTCGAAGAACTTCCTGTGAGCAGTTTCAAGGGGACGATTGGTCATCTGCTGGGGGCTGCGGGGAGTGTGGAACTGGTGGGTACAGTGCTGGCACTCGATCGAGGAGTGGTTCCACCGACGGCAAACCGAACTCAGGTTGATGGCGAGTTCGAGAAGTATCTGTTACCGGCAGAAGCCCTGCCCATGAGAAAAAACGTGGCTTTGAAGCTGTCGAGTGGCTTTGGCGGGCATTTGATGGGTGTGCTGCTGGAGCGTCCTGATTTATGA
- a CDS encoding MOSC domain-containing protein, with protein MPLGHITSLQVGRPQQRPALSDRQPAYWTGFWKSPVTGRLLLDAHGLEGDGQADLINHGGTDKALCIYAALHYPAWKTTLQRDDFSYGAFGENLTVSGETLHEAEVCVGDLWAIGTARLQVSQPRQPCWKLGRRWEMTDLPGKVIQTGKTGWYLRVIQPGTLAQGDEITLIARPAPAWPISRLNQLMYREKQNISLLKEALALPFLSTSWRDTFMSRLHSS; from the coding sequence ATGCCCCTCGGTCATATCACCTCCCTGCAAGTCGGCAGACCGCAACAGCGGCCCGCGCTGAGTGACCGGCAACCCGCCTATTGGACAGGCTTCTGGAAATCTCCCGTCACAGGGCGATTACTCCTCGATGCTCATGGACTCGAAGGGGATGGTCAGGCCGATCTCATCAATCATGGCGGCACCGACAAAGCCCTCTGCATCTATGCCGCCCTGCATTACCCCGCATGGAAAACCACACTGCAGCGAGATGATTTCTCTTACGGTGCCTTTGGCGAAAATCTCACGGTCAGTGGCGAAACTCTTCATGAAGCCGAAGTCTGCGTCGGCGATCTCTGGGCCATTGGCACAGCCAGGCTCCAGGTCTCTCAACCGCGCCAACCCTGCTGGAAGCTGGGCCGCCGCTGGGAAATGACCGATCTTCCCGGCAAAGTCATTCAGACCGGCAAGACGGGCTGGTACCTGCGCGTCATTCAGCCGGGAACATTGGCTCAAGGCGATGAAATCACACTCATCGCGCGACCAGCACCTGCCTGGCCCATCAGCCGCCTGAACCAACTGATGTACCGCGAAAAGCAAAACATCAGCCTGCTCAAAGAAGCTTTGGCACTTCCGTTTCTCTCGACCAGTTGGCGCGACACCTTCATGAGCCGCCTGCATTCGTCATAA
- a CDS encoding zinc ribbon domain-containing protein produces the protein MSIAEDDDDWWKKGKKPKDWSYEDDTYDQVDDEEPEYMECPHCRADVYEDAVRCPFCGEYISRSGSPFAKSWWVYAIVGLLLFTMLLLSLRW, from the coding sequence ATGAGCATTGCAGAAGATGATGACGACTGGTGGAAGAAGGGGAAGAAGCCCAAGGACTGGTCTTACGAAGACGACACTTATGATCAGGTGGATGACGAAGAACCTGAGTACATGGAGTGTCCGCATTGCCGGGCCGATGTTTACGAGGATGCGGTTCGTTGCCCGTTCTGTGGTGAATACATCAGTCGTTCGGGGAGCCCTTTTGCGAAAAGCTGGTGGGTCTATGCCATCGTGGGGCTCTTGCTGTTCACGATGTTGCTCTTGAGTTTGAGGTGGTAG
- a CDS encoding class I SAM-dependent methyltransferase, whose amino-acid sequence MGLGTLWNRLTGPQGSIRSLGSARSWGSAAGSTRLFGRRGVAEEYLCGEGIEIGALHNPLKVPAAARVTYVDRMSYDDLIRAYPTMANKGIVRPAIIDNGETLATLANTSQDFVIANHMIEHAEDPVSVIENFLRVVKPGGVIYLTIPDMRGTFDRHRPETTVEHLLRDYREGPAWSRRDHFVEYAQLVDQVTEPAALAAHVEHLIRTEFNIHYHCWSQRGMWAWLSALQMELKFPFDVEFYLHRKSTKGEGEGIFILKKHL is encoded by the coding sequence ATGGGTCTGGGCACTTTATGGAATCGTCTGACTGGGCCACAGGGTTCAATCCGATCATTGGGTTCTGCCAGGTCATGGGGATCTGCGGCGGGATCAACCCGGCTGTTTGGCCGGCGGGGAGTGGCCGAAGAGTACCTGTGTGGCGAAGGGATAGAGATTGGTGCTTTGCATAATCCCCTCAAGGTGCCAGCCGCTGCCCGCGTGACCTATGTGGATCGGATGTCGTATGACGATCTGATTCGCGCCTATCCAACCATGGCTAATAAAGGGATCGTACGCCCGGCGATTATCGACAATGGTGAGACGCTGGCGACGTTGGCGAATACATCGCAGGATTTTGTGATTGCCAACCACATGATTGAGCATGCCGAAGACCCGGTCTCGGTGATCGAAAACTTCTTGCGCGTCGTGAAACCAGGGGGCGTGATTTATCTGACGATCCCGGATATGCGGGGCACGTTTGATCGGCATCGGCCAGAGACAACTGTCGAGCATCTGCTACGCGACTATCGGGAAGGCCCGGCTTGGTCGCGACGCGACCACTTTGTCGAGTATGCCCAGCTCGTCGATCAGGTGACAGAACCAGCGGCTCTTGCAGCGCACGTCGAACATCTGATTCGAACTGAATTCAACATTCATTATCACTGCTGGTCACAGCGGGGGATGTGGGCGTGGCTGAGTGCCCTGCAGATGGAACTCAAGTTCCCTTTTGATGTCGAGTTCTATCTGCATCGAAAGTCGACCAAAGGTGAGGGCGAAGGAATCTTTATTCTGAAGAAGCATCTCTAA
- a CDS encoding alpha/beta hydrolase family protein produces the protein MKSLLFYLFSLLVFANSLLSTAIQAETLPPLVNGRVPANLDELWADFDPRNEPLEVEVLREWEQDGAVCRLVRFQVGVFKGAPAKVAAFYAFPQGGQKLPALLSIHGGGQSAGFDSVLKDTVRGYASMSINWGGNPLNFGRAVVKYEGPQTDWGRLDATHPPQRNKANHFVSELTPDEYTLDAVVSPRNSNWFLVLMAARRAITFLESQPEVDGSLIGVYGHSMGGKLTTNLAAIDKRVRVAVPSCGGAGDLTELQIDVPGGLKTKLSAMKLACVSDNAYIPRLTCPVLWLSPTNDFHAHIDNMAWNWREVPDERFRLSISPHFNHRHTKEHEVTQFLWFEEHLKGAFQMPETPQIELQLKTQDGVPLVTVVPDGSQAVLNVAIYYAIDPHELTRFWRDGKAEKNGVQWQGRCPVMSLDQPLFVYADVTYELPGRYRTVSRKYQLSDTYKLSSRVLSRASAEMKAAGVMVTDSPERLIDDGARGWHDWYQINWDHLPLWSASTRKLKDVKWRGPNGARLMFDIRCHTDNSLVVSVHCNEWGAYEPGKPAVSYSVIKPLKGSTDWQTVVVSLEELAVTDPKFSTLITDWQTVCELSISPAGQTTRSGQLVKVDAKPWEGPREIRNLRWEGGKYSKNRMSNSALAPAEHEKAFNEAIRKSLQQEEADRKGK, from the coding sequence ATGAAATCCTTGCTGTTCTATCTATTTAGCCTTTTGGTGTTTGCGAACTCTTTGTTATCGACGGCTATTCAGGCCGAGACGTTGCCGCCACTTGTCAATGGAAGAGTGCCCGCCAATCTGGATGAACTCTGGGCAGACTTCGATCCTCGCAACGAGCCCTTGGAAGTCGAGGTTCTCAGGGAATGGGAGCAGGATGGCGCGGTGTGTCGTCTGGTGCGATTTCAAGTGGGTGTTTTCAAAGGTGCACCGGCAAAAGTCGCGGCGTTTTATGCATTTCCTCAGGGAGGGCAGAAGTTACCGGCACTGCTCTCGATTCATGGCGGGGGACAATCGGCCGGCTTTGATAGCGTGCTGAAAGATACCGTGCGCGGTTACGCGAGCATGTCGATTAACTGGGGAGGCAACCCCTTGAACTTTGGCCGAGCGGTCGTGAAGTATGAGGGGCCTCAAACCGATTGGGGTCGACTTGACGCCACGCACCCGCCGCAGCGGAACAAAGCGAATCACTTTGTGAGTGAGTTGACGCCTGACGAATACACGCTCGATGCGGTGGTATCGCCGCGGAATAGCAACTGGTTCCTGGTGTTGATGGCTGCCAGGCGTGCGATCACGTTCCTCGAATCACAACCAGAGGTGGATGGTTCGCTGATTGGAGTTTACGGGCATTCCATGGGCGGCAAGCTCACGACGAATCTTGCGGCCATCGACAAGCGTGTGCGGGTGGCTGTGCCCTCTTGTGGTGGTGCGGGTGATCTCACCGAGTTGCAGATTGACGTGCCGGGAGGGCTGAAAACGAAACTATCAGCGATGAAACTCGCGTGCGTTTCGGACAACGCCTACATCCCGCGACTGACATGTCCGGTGCTGTGGCTTTCGCCGACCAACGACTTCCATGCACATATTGACAACATGGCCTGGAACTGGCGAGAGGTTCCTGATGAGCGGTTCCGCCTGAGCATTTCGCCACATTTCAATCACCGCCACACCAAAGAACATGAAGTCACACAGTTCCTGTGGTTTGAGGAGCACTTGAAGGGTGCCTTCCAAATGCCGGAAACGCCCCAAATCGAATTGCAGTTGAAGACCCAGGATGGCGTACCGCTGGTTACGGTTGTGCCTGATGGATCGCAAGCGGTGCTGAATGTGGCCATCTACTATGCGATCGATCCACACGAACTGACACGGTTCTGGCGAGATGGAAAGGCCGAGAAAAATGGCGTGCAATGGCAGGGCAGGTGTCCCGTGATGAGTCTGGACCAGCCCCTCTTCGTCTATGCGGATGTGACGTATGAGTTGCCCGGCCGCTATCGCACGGTCTCCAGGAAATACCAACTGTCCGATACCTACAAGCTGAGTTCGCGGGTCCTTTCCAGGGCCTCTGCTGAAATGAAAGCGGCTGGTGTGATGGTGACGGACTCTCCGGAACGCCTGATTGATGATGGAGCACGCGGGTGGCACGACTGGTATCAGATCAACTGGGACCATCTGCCGCTCTGGAGCGCCTCGACGCGTAAGCTGAAGGATGTCAAATGGCGTGGTCCGAATGGTGCCAGGCTGATGTTCGACATCCGTTGCCACACAGATAACTCGCTGGTCGTGAGTGTGCACTGCAACGAGTGGGGCGCTTATGAGCCGGGCAAGCCCGCTGTAAGTTACAGCGTGATCAAGCCACTGAAGGGATCGACCGACTGGCAGACGGTTGTGGTGAGTCTGGAGGAACTGGCGGTCACTGACCCGAAATTCTCGACGCTAATAACGGACTGGCAGACGGTCTGTGAGTTGAGCATCAGTCCTGCCGGACAGACGACCAGATCCGGGCAATTGGTCAAAGTGGACGCCAAGCCCTGGGAGGGGCCGCGCGAGATCCGCAATCTGCGCTGGGAAGGTGGCAAGTATTCCAAGAACCGGATGTCTAACTCTGCTCTCGCACCTGCTGAGCATGAGAAAGCTTTCAACGAGGCGATCAGGAAATCGTTGCAGCAGGAGGAGGCGGACCGCAAAGGGAAGTGA
- a CDS encoding sulfatase encodes MLPDRQAYLNQRRLTRIVSGLCLLFACLIWILTTSPTPVVLAQITPETSVDTTSAALADRPNIIVIMVDDLGWRDTSIYGSKSSRTPHIDALAARGVIFTQAYSSSSLDEPSRASLLTGKWPARLKLTQSRELNPGEILEPSLPQTALSHISMITPTSRTQLPGDELTAAEILQNAGYATAFMGEWNLGENASQPENQGFSHVVCSSPLTSQPQFAGQHADDLLTQQAINWMETNSKEPFFLNLWYQSVGAPFQAPSGDIQQARTLADPSQDPQQAPVMAAMIAALDQRVGLIVAALERLQLTQRTIIVFTSDNGGNMTDTIEGDLLTSNRPLRGGKGSMYEGGSRVPLIVVWPGVATPARSCDDAVSAVDLLPTLVDMARGTIPAGHQIDGVSLKPALTGATGFDRGAIFHHYPHYNPTTGTTPAISVRSENMKLIRFFGGHVTQTDRIEVYDLQNDPGERINLARSRRDEIVRLTNLIQNFLIETRALVPQKNPNFERPQQGWATGADAEVEDGELVLKRSGDRPILFETYDVPHVNRQLRLRLPLKTSSRMEGRVMWSTASEPSFTQNRQAKFAATQTGEWETHEITLPVQDLLTGIRIEFGRGNSDLSLGWIRAELIDGNLVKEWQFGEVESE; translated from the coding sequence ATGTTGCCGGATCGCCAAGCGTACTTGAATCAGCGTCGCCTCACTCGCATTGTCTCGGGGCTTTGCCTGCTCTTTGCCTGCCTGATCTGGATCCTCACAACCAGCCCGACACCTGTCGTACTCGCACAAATCACTCCGGAAACGAGTGTTGACACCACCTCGGCAGCCCTCGCCGACCGCCCCAACATCATCGTCATCATGGTCGATGACCTCGGCTGGCGAGACACTTCCATCTACGGCAGCAAGTCGTCCCGCACTCCTCACATCGATGCCCTCGCCGCTCGCGGCGTCATCTTCACTCAAGCCTACTCGAGCAGTTCGCTCGATGAACCCAGCCGGGCCAGCCTCCTCACTGGAAAATGGCCCGCACGTCTGAAGCTGACTCAATCGCGGGAACTCAACCCGGGCGAAATTCTCGAACCCTCTTTGCCACAAACCGCCCTTTCCCATATCTCGATGATCACCCCGACATCACGCACTCAACTCCCTGGCGATGAACTCACTGCAGCAGAAATTCTCCAAAACGCAGGCTATGCCACCGCTTTCATGGGCGAATGGAACCTGGGCGAAAACGCTTCTCAGCCAGAAAATCAGGGCTTCTCTCACGTTGTCTGCAGTTCGCCGCTTACCAGTCAGCCGCAGTTCGCCGGTCAACATGCTGATGATCTGCTGACACAACAGGCCATCAACTGGATGGAAACCAATTCAAAGGAACCGTTCTTTCTGAATCTGTGGTATCAATCAGTCGGTGCACCTTTTCAAGCTCCATCTGGGGATATACAGCAGGCACGCACATTGGCAGACCCCTCTCAAGATCCACAGCAGGCCCCGGTCATGGCCGCCATGATCGCGGCACTCGACCAGCGCGTCGGCCTCATTGTCGCCGCACTGGAGCGACTCCAGCTCACGCAGCGCACCATCATCGTTTTCACCTCCGATAACGGTGGCAACATGACCGACACGATCGAAGGCGACCTCCTCACCAGCAATCGACCGCTCCGTGGTGGCAAAGGCTCGATGTATGAAGGGGGCAGTCGGGTCCCTCTCATCGTCGTCTGGCCTGGCGTCGCCACTCCTGCTCGCAGCTGCGACGACGCCGTCAGTGCTGTGGATCTCCTCCCGACCCTGGTCGATATGGCGCGCGGCACCATCCCCGCAGGTCATCAGATTGACGGCGTCAGTCTGAAACCCGCACTCACAGGGGCCACAGGTTTTGATCGAGGTGCCATCTTTCATCACTACCCGCACTACAACCCAACGACAGGAACCACACCTGCGATCTCTGTTCGCAGTGAAAACATGAAGCTCATTCGCTTCTTCGGTGGTCATGTCACCCAGACAGACCGCATTGAAGTCTACGACCTGCAGAATGATCCCGGCGAGCGCATCAACCTCGCACGTTCACGCCGGGATGAAATCGTACGCCTGACGAACCTCATCCAGAACTTTCTCATAGAAACCCGCGCATTGGTTCCACAGAAAAATCCGAACTTTGAAAGACCGCAACAAGGCTGGGCGACTGGTGCCGATGCCGAAGTCGAAGATGGCGAGCTAGTCCTCAAACGTTCCGGAGATCGACCCATTCTCTTTGAAACCTACGATGTACCGCATGTGAATCGGCAACTGCGCCTTCGCCTGCCACTCAAGACCTCGTCCCGCATGGAAGGGCGTGTCATGTGGTCAACTGCCAGCGAGCCAAGCTTTACGCAAAACCGGCAGGCCAAATTTGCAGCCACACAGACAGGTGAATGGGAAACTCACGAGATCACCTTGCCAGTTCAAGACCTGCTCACCGGGATCCGCATCGAGTTCGGTCGAGGAAATAGCGACCTCTCTCTCGGCTGGATCCGGGCCGAACTGATCGATGGCAACCTCGTTAAAGAATGGCAATTCGGCGAAGTCGAATCTGAGTAA